One Leopardus geoffroyi isolate Oge1 chromosome C1, O.geoffroyi_Oge1_pat1.0, whole genome shotgun sequence DNA segment encodes these proteins:
- the TENT5C gene encoding terminal nucleotidyltransferase 5C, producing MAEENSNTRDCLSSSVLSWDQVSRLHEVLTEVVPIHGRGNFPTLEITLKDIVQTVRSRLEEAGIKVQDVRLNGSAAGHVLVKDNGLGCKDLDLIFHVALPTEAEFQLVRDVVLCSLLNFLPEGVNKLKISPVTLKEAYVQKLVKVCTDTDRWSLISLSNKNGRNVELKFVDSIRRQFEFSVDSFQIILDSLLFFYDCSTSPISEHLHPTVIGESVYGDFEEAFDHLQNRLIATKNPEEIRGGGLLKYSNLLVRDFRPTDQEEIKTLERYMCSRFFIDFPDILEQQRKLETYLQNHFAEEERSKYDYLMILRRVVNESTVCLMGHERRQTLNLISLLALRVLAEQNIIPNATNVTCYYQPAPYVSDGNFNNYYVAHPPVTYSQPYPTWLPCN from the coding sequence ATGGCAGAGGAGAACAGCAATACCAGGGACTGCCTGTCCTCCAGCGTGCTCAGCTGGGATCAGGTCAGCCGTCTGCATGAGGTCCTGACCGAGGTCGTACCCATCCACGGACGAGGCAACTTTCCGACCTTGGAGATAACTCTGAAGGATATCGTCCAGACCGTGCGCAGCCGGCTGGAGGAGGCGGGCATCAAAGTGCAGGACGTCCGGCTGAACGGCTCTGCGGCTGGCCACGTCTTGGTCAAAGACAACGGCCTGGGTTGCAAAGACCTGGACCTCATCTTTCATGTGGCTCTTCCCACAGAGGCGGAGTTTCAACTGGTCAGAGATGTGGTGCTGTGCTCCCTCCTGAACTTCCTGCCGGAGGGTGTGAACAAGCTCAAGATCAGCCCGGTCACCCTGAAGGAGGCCTACGTCCAGAAACTGGTGAAGGTCTGCACGGACACGGACCGCTGGAGCCTGATTTCCCTCTCCAACAAGAACGGGAGGAACGTGGAGCTGAAATTCGTCGACTCCATCCGGCGCCAGTTCGAGTTTAGCGTGGACTCTTTTCAGATCATCTTGGATTCGTTGCTCTTTTTCTACGACTGCTCCACTAGCCCCATCTCTGAGCACCTCCACCCCACGGTGATCGGGGAGAGCGTGTACGGGGACTTTGAGGAAGCCTTCGACCACCTGCAGAACAGACTGATCGCCACCAAGAACCCCGAAGAGATCCGGGGCGGGGGGCTGCTCAAGTACAGCAACCTCCTGGTGCGGGACTTCAGGCCCACGGACCAGGAGGAGATCAAAACCCTAGAGCGTTACATGTGCTCCAGGTTTTTCATCGACTTCCCGGACATCCTCGAACAGCAAAGGAAGCTGGAGACCTACCTTCAAAACCACTTTGCCGAGGAAGAGAGGAGCAAGTACGACTACCTCATGATCCTTCGCAGGGTGGTGAACGAGAGCACCGTGTGCCTCATGGGGCACGAGCGGAGGCAGACCCTGAACCTCATCTCCCTCCTGGCCTTGCGCGTGCTGGCAGAACAAAACATCATCCCCAACGCCACCAACGTCACCTGCTACTACCAGCCAGCTCCGTACGTCAGCGACGGCAACTTCAACAACTACTACGTTGCCCACCCCCCAGTTACCTACAGCCAGCCGTACCCTACCTGGCTACCCTGTAACTAA